A single Desulfatibacillum aliphaticivorans DSM 15576 DNA region contains:
- a CDS encoding flagellar basal body-associated FliL family protein has protein sequence MDDQDDTTMPDTVILGGSAKREKPAEEPWGGSGDDARGDSWGGGNELDSDAGTEWGGGTGVEAEIDDSWGHEGETDQAFVPDPAMFDSMGDEEETPEKSKFSFKKKWIMIPAAAVIVLAVGVVSFFMISGALDAPDDKAQATEEKAPEAAPAQAPAQVPAEAPIASGPTVERYGGVRNVRLELEPFIIPYEDASRKTYLFLRVALEIDEKETYALLEANRPLLRGVIYDTVLEEMDRVGDKEAFSGSLQNLLAAKLKSVFSTMGIQKVIFSNQYSV, from the coding sequence ATGGACGATCAAGACGACACCACTATGCCCGACACCGTGATTTTGGGCGGCAGCGCCAAAAGGGAGAAACCGGCCGAAGAACCCTGGGGAGGATCGGGAGACGACGCCCGCGGAGACTCCTGGGGCGGCGGAAACGAACTCGATTCGGACGCGGGAACCGAGTGGGGCGGCGGAACCGGCGTTGAGGCGGAAATTGACGACTCCTGGGGCCATGAAGGTGAAACGGACCAGGCGTTTGTTCCTGATCCCGCCATGTTTGATAGCATGGGGGATGAGGAGGAAACTCCTGAAAAATCGAAATTTTCCTTTAAAAAAAAATGGATCATGATCCCTGCAGCCGCAGTTATCGTGCTGGCAGTAGGAGTGGTGAGTTTTTTCATGATCAGCGGCGCCCTGGATGCGCCGGATGACAAGGCCCAGGCCACAGAGGAAAAAGCGCCCGAAGCCGCGCCGGCGCAGGCTCCGGCCCAGGTCCCGGCTGAGGCTCCGATTGCCTCGGGTCCCACCGTCGAAAGGTACGGCGGAGTGCGCAACGTGCGGCTGGAATTGGAGCCTTTCATCATCCCATATGAGGATGCTTCAAGAAAAACATATTTATTTCTAAGGGTTGCGCTAGAAATTGACGAAAAAGAAACATACGCCCTGCTTGAGGCTAACAGGCCGCTCCTCAGGGGGGTCATATACGATACGGTCCTGGAGGAAATGGATCGCGTGGGAGACAAGGAAGCCTTTAGCGGATCCCTGCAAAATTTGTTGGCGGCCAAGTTGAAATCCGTGTTCTCGACAATGGGGATTCAAAAGGTGATTTTTTCCAATCAGTACTCGGTGTAA
- a CDS encoding FliO/MopB family protein, which yields MNEASVPNFWMAGLQMVAMLSIVLAALFGAVFLSKRLSGKIKGKDGVSIDVLCARQMGPKKQVVLLEVLGRRILVGVGADSITRLAEFPEQGKAFSGVLDEQMAGRDFPESLDSLPDASAENENAMNGINVGEEERV from the coding sequence ATGAATGAGGCGAGCGTCCCAAATTTTTGGATGGCAGGACTTCAAATGGTCGCCATGCTTTCCATTGTGCTGGCAGCCCTGTTCGGCGCGGTGTTTTTAAGCAAACGCCTGTCCGGCAAAATCAAGGGAAAGGACGGCGTTTCCATAGACGTCCTGTGCGCCAGACAAATGGGCCCCAAAAAGCAGGTGGTTTTATTGGAGGTGTTGGGACGAAGGATCTTAGTCGGCGTAGGCGCCGATTCCATCACCCGGCTTGCCGAGTTTCCCGAACAGGGCAAGGCATTTTCCGGCGTCCTGGATGAGCAAATGGCGGGGAGGGATTTTCCGGAAAGCCTCGACTCCCTGCCGGACGCCTCGGCGGAAAACGAAAACGCCATGAATGGAATCAATGTTGGCGAAGAGGAACGTGTATGA
- the fliQ gene encoding flagellar biosynthesis protein FliQ — MTPEFVISFGHEAIKVTLLVSLPLLLLGLVVGLAVSIFQATTQIQEITLTFVPKIVVVLLGAIFFGPWMLEKLMAFTHMCISQIPNFVR; from the coding sequence ATGACGCCGGAATTTGTAATCAGTTTTGGACACGAAGCAATCAAGGTCACCCTGCTGGTATCCCTGCCTCTGCTGCTCCTGGGCCTGGTGGTCGGCCTTGCCGTCAGCATCTTTCAGGCCACCACCCAGATTCAGGAAATCACCCTGACCTTTGTGCCCAAGATTGTGGTGGTTTTGCTGGGCGCCATCTTCTTCGGGCCGTGGATGCTGGAGAAGCTCATGGCCTTCACCCATATGTGCATCAGCCAGATTCCTAATTTTGTAAGATAA
- the fliP gene encoding flagellar type III secretion system pore protein FliP (The bacterial flagellar biogenesis protein FliP forms a type III secretion system (T3SS)-type pore required for flagellar assembly.), which yields MKAGNTKWMLMLPALACLVVLPEIAEAATIAVPSVQIGVEEATGPEQVSVLLQIVALLTVLTLAPAILMLMTSFTRLAVVFSFLRHALGTQQMPPNQVMVGLALFLTVFIMMPVWKDINTNALQPYLNEEIGDQEAIEKAVTPLREFMFRHTREKDLALFVKISGEAKPNSPKDVTIWTLIPAFVISELTTAFMIGFIIYVPFLIIDMVVASVLLSMGMMMLPPVMISLPFKLMLFVLVDGWSLIVGSLVQSFAGG from the coding sequence ATGAAAGCCGGAAATACAAAATGGATGCTCATGTTACCGGCCCTTGCTTGTTTGGTTGTTCTGCCCGAAATAGCCGAGGCGGCGACTATCGCCGTGCCCTCCGTGCAAATAGGCGTGGAAGAGGCGACAGGCCCGGAACAGGTTTCCGTGCTGCTGCAGATTGTGGCGCTGCTGACCGTTTTGACCCTGGCGCCCGCCATTCTCATGCTCATGACTTCGTTCACCCGGCTGGCCGTGGTTTTTTCCTTTCTGCGCCACGCCCTGGGCACCCAGCAAATGCCGCCCAACCAGGTAATGGTGGGCTTGGCCCTGTTTTTGACCGTATTCATTATGATGCCGGTCTGGAAGGACATCAACACAAACGCCCTTCAACCCTATTTGAACGAGGAGATCGGCGACCAGGAAGCCATCGAAAAAGCCGTCACCCCCTTGCGGGAGTTCATGTTCAGGCACACGCGGGAAAAGGACCTGGCGCTTTTCGTCAAGATTTCCGGAGAGGCCAAGCCCAACAGCCCCAAAGACGTTACCATTTGGACCCTCATCCCGGCCTTTGTGATCAGCGAACTGACCACGGCCTTTATGATCGGCTTTATTATTTACGTCCCGTTTTTAATTATCGACATGGTGGTCGCCAGCGTCCTGCTGTCCATGGGTATGATGATGTTGCCGCCTGTCATGATTTCCCTGCCCTTCAAGCTCATGCTCTTCGTCCTGGTGGACGGGTGGAGCCTGATTGTGGGGTCTTTGGTCCAGAGTTTTGCAGGAGGGTAG
- a CDS encoding MinD/ParA family protein — MTQSINSAGVEKGRVVKMRGLDKKTPDQADGLRRMVKDKMNGLQEEIVEKPGVAAQGFPRVVAVTSGKGGVGKTNIVGNLAIALSRMGKRVLILDGDLGLANIDIIYGLHPEFTIKHVLTGEKDLKDVIVKGPEGVSVIPASSGLADLVHLTQGEKLNLLSEFDGLEEDYDIFLIDTGAGISSNIVYFNAAARERIVIATPEPTSITDAYALMKVMFTRHGTRTFKLLVNMVNNEAEADLVFKSLSNALLRFLQDISLEYMGCIKRDDHVLKSVKKQAPLLMLYPKSMAGKGINELAERFLSKGEDSSADGNIKFFFRRLVAPK, encoded by the coding sequence ATGACGCAGTCCATTAACAGCGCAGGAGTTGAGAAGGGCCGGGTGGTGAAAATGCGCGGCCTGGACAAAAAAACACCGGATCAGGCCGACGGCCTGAGGCGCATGGTGAAGGACAAAATGAACGGTTTGCAGGAAGAAATCGTTGAGAAGCCCGGAGTCGCCGCCCAAGGCTTTCCCAGAGTGGTGGCGGTCACAAGCGGCAAAGGGGGCGTGGGTAAAACCAATATTGTGGGCAATCTCGCCATCGCCCTCTCCAGGATGGGCAAGCGGGTTTTGATTCTGGACGGAGACCTGGGTTTGGCCAATATAGACATCATTTACGGTCTGCACCCTGAGTTCACCATAAAACATGTGTTGACCGGGGAGAAGGACCTCAAGGACGTCATTGTCAAAGGCCCGGAAGGCGTTTCCGTCATCCCGGCCAGTTCGGGGCTGGCGGATCTGGTGCATCTGACCCAGGGGGAAAAACTGAATCTGCTTTCCGAATTCGACGGGTTGGAAGAGGACTACGACATATTCCTCATCGACACCGGCGCGGGAATTTCCTCCAACATCGTTTATTTCAACGCCGCAGCCAGGGAAAGGATCGTCATCGCCACTCCCGAGCCCACGTCCATCACCGACGCCTATGCCCTGATGAAGGTCATGTTCACCCGGCATGGAACCCGCACCTTTAAACTTTTGGTGAACATGGTGAACAACGAGGCCGAAGCCGATCTGGTTTTCAAAAGCCTGAGCAACGCTTTGCTGCGGTTTTTGCAGGATATCTCCCTGGAATACATGGGATGCATCAAACGAGACGACCATGTACTCAAATCGGTGAAAAAGCAGGCCCCACTGCTTATGTTGTATCCAAAAAGCATGGCCGGCAAAGGCATTAACGAATTAGCGGAACGCTTTTTATCCAAGGGCGAAGACAGTTCAGCAGACGGAAACATCAAATTTTTCTTTAGACGGCTGGTAGCCCCAAAATAG
- the flhF gene encoding flagellar biosynthesis protein FlhF produces MRVKRYQANSIKDAMALVKKDLGADALIVSTKKIPVQDGEWGPGVRQRFEVTAIPSQKGNPQLVEEPAQEEPLVDLRPRRPSKPLETAQGSVEMNRLRELFSLLGHREDALGMLLSDPAATQVYVALVRAGISTVHARDWVDQARASAPGGDPARLFKAVVNLVLKGFNFSRPCEIKAGQAVCAFVGPTGVGKTTTIAKLAADLHLTRKKNVGLLSIDNYRIGAAEQLKTYASILGLPCLQAFNQKDLQYALGRLADKDVVLIDTAGQSQYDTQRMREMEALFDGERRIDIHLVLSAVTCESEMEETAKRFGGLDFSSYVFTKTDETKKRGAIVNQVLKRPMPVSFISTGQRVPEDFFRADRETMRNLLFSDLQGSFEDYSAAGEPNAMGLSV; encoded by the coding sequence ATGCGCGTTAAAAGGTATCAGGCAAATTCTATCAAGGACGCCATGGCCCTGGTCAAAAAGGATTTGGGAGCAGACGCTTTGATCGTGTCCACCAAAAAGATTCCTGTGCAGGATGGAGAATGGGGGCCGGGGGTGCGTCAGCGCTTTGAGGTAACCGCCATTCCTTCCCAAAAGGGGAATCCCCAACTGGTGGAAGAACCCGCCCAGGAAGAGCCTTTGGTGGATCTCAGGCCCAGGCGTCCCAGCAAGCCTTTGGAGACGGCGCAAGGGTCCGTGGAGATGAACCGGCTGCGGGAGTTGTTCTCCCTGTTGGGGCATCGTGAGGATGCACTGGGCATGCTTCTGTCCGATCCTGCGGCGACTCAGGTGTATGTGGCCCTGGTACGGGCCGGAATATCCACCGTCCATGCCAGGGACTGGGTGGATCAGGCAAGGGCGTCCGCGCCCGGCGGCGATCCGGCCCGGCTTTTTAAGGCGGTTGTGAACCTGGTCCTTAAAGGTTTTAATTTTTCCAGACCTTGCGAAATAAAGGCCGGCCAGGCGGTTTGCGCCTTTGTGGGGCCCACGGGTGTGGGAAAGACCACCACAATCGCCAAGTTGGCAGCAGATTTGCACCTGACAAGAAAGAAGAACGTGGGCTTGCTGTCCATTGACAATTACCGCATTGGAGCCGCGGAGCAGCTTAAGACTTACGCCTCCATCCTTGGACTGCCCTGTCTCCAGGCTTTTAATCAAAAAGATCTGCAATACGCCCTGGGGCGGCTGGCGGACAAGGATGTAGTCCTCATAGATACCGCGGGTCAAAGCCAGTACGACACCCAGCGCATGCGGGAGATGGAGGCTCTTTTTGACGGAGAACGCAGAATTGACATCCACTTGGTTTTATCCGCCGTCACCTGCGAGTCAGAGATGGAAGAGACGGCCAAGCGTTTTGGCGGTCTGGATTTCAGTTCCTATGTGTTCACCAAGACTGATGAAACCAAAAAGCGCGGCGCCATTGTGAACCAGGTATTAAAAAGACCCATGCCGGTTTCCTTCATCAGTACAGGGCAAAGGGTTCCCGAAGACTTTTTCAGAGCCGACCGGGAAACTATGAGAAACCTGTTGTTCTCGGATTTACAAGGGTCATTTGAAGATTATTCGGCGGCAGGCGAGCCGAATGCTATGGGGTTATCAGTATGA
- the flhB gene encoding flagellar biosynthesis protein FlhB codes for MADSPNEDKTEQPTPKKRDDARKKGQVAKSRDLSSVVVLMAGLGIMYMFGPYMHYHITSLMENIFTTDVSAWGVEEINTLGREMVREFLFILAPILAGVFVVGFASAAVQVGFYFSWEAAAPKFSKINPISGFGRMFSKQALVELAKSLAKLFIVGFISYLTIEAEMDNLILLGQVDAANTLAYVLKIILKLFIRVGIIMVFVAVLDFAFQKWHHEQQLKMTKQEVKDEYKQTDGDPMVKARIRRIQMEAARRRMMEEVPKADVVVTNPTHLALAIKYNALTMGAPLIVAKGAGPIAQKIKEVARENDVPIVENKELARALYKVVDIGDEVPVALYEAVAEVLAYVYGLKQNRARSFS; via the coding sequence ATGGCGGATTCCCCAAACGAAGACAAAACAGAACAACCCACCCCAAAAAAACGGGACGACGCACGAAAAAAAGGCCAAGTGGCCAAAAGCCGGGACCTTTCCTCGGTTGTGGTTCTTATGGCCGGCCTGGGCATCATGTATATGTTCGGCCCGTACATGCATTATCATATCACCAGCCTGATGGAGAACATCTTCACCACGGACGTATCCGCCTGGGGCGTGGAGGAAATCAACACTCTGGGCAGGGAGATGGTCAGGGAATTTCTTTTTATCCTGGCGCCTATTCTCGCCGGCGTTTTTGTGGTGGGCTTCGCCTCCGCCGCAGTTCAGGTGGGTTTCTACTTCTCCTGGGAAGCCGCAGCGCCCAAATTCTCCAAGATCAATCCCATTTCAGGCTTCGGCCGCATGTTTTCCAAGCAAGCCCTGGTGGAACTGGCCAAATCCCTGGCCAAGCTGTTCATCGTGGGCTTCATTTCCTATTTAACCATTGAAGCCGAAATGGACAACCTCATCCTCCTGGGCCAGGTTGATGCGGCCAACACCCTGGCTTACGTCTTAAAAATCATTCTCAAACTTTTTATCAGGGTGGGCATCATCATGGTTTTTGTGGCTGTTCTGGATTTCGCCTTTCAGAAATGGCACCACGAGCAGCAGCTAAAAATGACCAAACAGGAGGTTAAAGACGAATACAAGCAAACCGACGGCGATCCCATGGTCAAAGCCAGGATCCGCCGCATTCAAATGGAAGCCGCCCGCCGCCGCATGATGGAGGAAGTTCCCAAAGCGGACGTGGTCGTCACCAACCCCACACACCTCGCCTTAGCCATAAAATACAACGCTCTCACCATGGGCGCCCCCCTCATTGTGGCCAAAGGCGCCGGCCCCATCGCACAAAAGATTAAAGAAGTAGCCCGGGAAAATGACGTTCCTATCGTCGAAAACAAAGAATTGGCACGGGCCTTGTATAAAGTAGTAGACATCGGCGATGAAGTTCCCGTCGCCCTGTACGAGGCAGTGGCGGAAGTTCTGGCCTATGTATACGGGCTTAAACAAAATCGGGCTCGATCCTTTTCCTGA
- the flhA gene encoding flagellar biosynthesis protein FlhA has product MANMAMGNLKQSIFSNSSDALVMLGVIAILMVMIIPLPSFILDFLLAANITLAIIVILMAMYTIRPLDFDIFPTLLLVTTLFRLSLNVASTRLILLHGNEGAMAAGKVIKSFGSFVVGGNYVVGLVVFAILVLINFVVITKGAGRIAEVAARFTLDAMPGKQMAIDADLNAGLIDESQARKRRDEISREAEFHGAMDGASKFVRGDAIAGIIITVINIIGGFVIGVLQQGMPMVVAAQNYTLLTVGDGLVSQIPALIISTAAGILVSRSASENSMGADFARQLSAQPRAIFLGAFVIFMFGLIPGLPHIPFIFLGLTVSGIAWYVRKTAGEAAIERQEEEMAEEELPVEKGPEPVEHLLSLDPMELEVGYGIIPLVDREQNGELLERIRSIRRQFATEMGMVVPPIHIRDNLNLKPAEYRILIKGVESGRFELMTNHLLAMDPGGVLHKVDGVTTREPAFDLPAIWVLKDKEDEAKFAGYTVVDNAAVVATHLTELIRRHADDLLGRQEVQALLDNLGKTHPKAVEELIPNQMSVGGIQKVLQNLLRENVSIRDMLTIVETLADYAPMSKDPDLLTEYVRQRLARAIVMPYLGEDRTLSVITLDPEVEDTLNRNIQHTEHGSYLSVDPKIAGQIMTAVSSEMERGMAMGLQPIVLCSPVLRRHFRRMVEQFAPSLMVMSHSEVVNKVQFKSVGKVSLTHAR; this is encoded by the coding sequence ATGGCGAACATGGCAATGGGAAATTTAAAGCAAAGCATTTTTTCGAACTCCAGCGATGCGCTGGTCATGCTGGGAGTGATAGCCATTCTCATGGTCATGATCATTCCCCTGCCGTCCTTTATACTGGACTTTCTGCTGGCCGCCAACATCACCTTGGCGATTATCGTCATACTTATGGCAATGTACACAATCAGGCCATTGGACTTTGACATTTTTCCCACCTTATTGCTTGTAACCACCTTATTCAGGCTTTCCTTAAACGTGGCGTCAACCCGCTTGATTCTGCTTCACGGCAACGAAGGCGCCATGGCCGCCGGAAAGGTCATCAAGTCCTTCGGCAGTTTTGTGGTGGGCGGCAATTATGTGGTGGGGCTTGTCGTTTTCGCCATATTGGTTTTGATCAACTTTGTGGTTATCACCAAAGGCGCCGGGCGCATCGCCGAAGTGGCGGCCCGTTTTACTTTGGACGCCATGCCCGGCAAGCAAATGGCCATTGACGCCGATTTGAACGCAGGGCTCATTGATGAGAGCCAGGCGCGAAAAAGGCGCGATGAAATCTCCCGGGAGGCGGAATTCCACGGGGCCATGGACGGCGCCAGCAAGTTCGTTCGCGGAGACGCCATTGCCGGCATCATCATCACCGTCATCAATATCATAGGCGGGTTTGTCATCGGCGTCTTGCAGCAGGGCATGCCCATGGTGGTCGCCGCTCAAAACTACACCTTGTTGACCGTGGGCGATGGTCTGGTTTCCCAGATTCCCGCCCTCATCATATCCACCGCCGCAGGCATCCTGGTCAGCCGCTCCGCCTCCGAAAACAGCATGGGCGCTGATTTCGCCAGGCAGCTTTCGGCCCAGCCAAGAGCCATCTTTCTCGGCGCCTTCGTCATCTTTATGTTCGGCCTCATACCCGGACTCCCCCACATTCCCTTCATTTTTCTGGGGCTTACGGTGAGCGGCATAGCCTGGTACGTCAGGAAAACCGCCGGTGAAGCGGCTATCGAACGCCAGGAAGAGGAGATGGCCGAAGAGGAGCTTCCTGTGGAAAAGGGGCCGGAGCCCGTGGAGCATCTGCTTTCTTTGGATCCCATGGAACTGGAGGTGGGCTACGGAATCATTCCCTTGGTGGATCGCGAGCAAAACGGCGAACTCCTGGAGCGCATCCGCTCCATCCGCAGGCAGTTTGCAACCGAAATGGGCATGGTGGTGCCGCCCATTCATATTCGGGACAATTTAAATCTTAAGCCTGCTGAATATCGCATTTTAATCAAGGGCGTGGAGTCCGGCCGTTTTGAACTCATGACCAACCATTTGCTGGCCATGGACCCCGGCGGGGTCCTTCACAAAGTGGACGGAGTCACCACCCGGGAGCCCGCCTTTGACCTGCCCGCCATCTGGGTGCTCAAGGATAAGGAAGACGAAGCCAAGTTCGCAGGATACACGGTGGTGGATAACGCGGCCGTGGTGGCTACGCACTTGACCGAATTGATCCGCCGCCACGCCGACGACCTGTTGGGCCGCCAGGAGGTTCAGGCTCTGTTGGACAACCTGGGCAAGACGCATCCCAAGGCCGTGGAAGAGCTTATCCCCAACCAGATGAGCGTGGGCGGCATCCAAAAGGTGCTGCAAAACCTGCTGCGTGAGAACGTCTCCATAAGGGATATGCTCACCATCGTGGAGACCCTGGCCGACTACGCGCCCATGTCCAAGGACCCGGACCTGCTGACCGAATACGTCCGGCAGCGCCTGGCCAGGGCCATAGTCATGCCGTATCTGGGCGAGGATAGAACCTTGTCCGTCATCACTCTGGATCCGGAAGTGGAAGATACGTTGAACCGGAATATCCAGCATACGGAGCACGGATCTTATTTGTCCGTGGATCCCAAGATTGCGGGGCAGATCATGACGGCCGTGAGTTCGGAAATGGAGCGCGGCATGGCCATGGGCCTCCAGCCCATTGTGTTGTGCTCGCCCGTCTTAAGGCGGCATTTCAGGAGGATGGTGGAGCAATTTGCGCCGTCCCTCATGGTCATGAGTCACAGCGAAGTTGTGAATAAGGTTCAGTTCAAATCTGTCGGGAAGGTTAGTTTGACACATGCGCGTTAA
- the fliR gene encoding flagellar biosynthetic protein FliR, translated as MNFPFLDMNEMAVFALILIRVSVILFMFPVFGSNLIPLPVKAGLSLLLTLYLTPIVQVNPQSFPDTVLEGGVMILCEAVMGLTLSLIVSFFFAAVQVGGQLVGYQMGFAIANVFDPVSGGQMSILSNFAFWVTLVLFIVLNGHHIFIRAVAHSFEIVPVGHLYAGRSIMPSMIKLSTDMFTLSLQIAGPAIVALLLVNAAFGIVAKVVPQINILIVAFPINVGMGLFFFGVSLQLILASMKAHLDEWERVLHSIMTVFGA; from the coding sequence ATGAACTTCCCCTTTCTGGATATGAACGAAATGGCGGTGTTCGCTTTAATACTCATCCGCGTCAGCGTCATATTATTCATGTTTCCCGTGTTCGGGTCCAACCTCATCCCTTTGCCGGTTAAGGCGGGGCTGTCCCTTTTACTGACTTTGTATCTGACGCCCATCGTCCAGGTGAATCCCCAGTCTTTTCCCGACACGGTTTTGGAAGGGGGCGTGATGATCCTGTGCGAGGCGGTAATGGGCCTGACCCTATCTCTTATCGTCAGCTTTTTTTTCGCAGCGGTCCAGGTGGGCGGGCAACTGGTGGGTTACCAGATGGGATTCGCCATCGCCAATGTGTTCGACCCGGTATCCGGCGGGCAGATGTCCATTTTGTCCAATTTCGCCTTTTGGGTGACTTTGGTCCTTTTTATCGTGCTTAACGGTCACCACATTTTTATCCGGGCTGTGGCCCATAGTTTTGAAATCGTACCGGTGGGGCATTTATATGCGGGCAGAAGCATCATGCCTTCCATGATCAAATTGTCCACGGACATGTTCACCCTATCTTTGCAAATAGCCGGGCCGGCCATTGTGGCCCTTCTTCTGGTCAATGCGGCTTTCGGCATTGTGGCCAAGGTCGTCCCCCAAATCAACATTCTTATTGTGGCCTTTCCCATTAACGTGGGTATGGGGCTGTTTTTTTTCGGGGTTTCGCTTCAACTCATCCTGGCTTCCATGAAAGCCCATCTGGATGAGTGGGAGCGTGTGCTTCATTCCATCATGACCGTATTTGGAGCATAA
- the fliN gene encoding flagellar motor switch protein FliN: MEEEALQQEMNENLPAENMTDALPAAGDADADGDGDLDFILDIPLDITVELGRTSMRIKDLLQLGQGAVVELTKLAGEPMEIFVNGKLFARGEVVVVNEKFGVRLTDIVSPQERIKSLR, translated from the coding sequence ATGGAAGAGGAAGCATTGCAGCAGGAAATGAACGAGAATCTGCCTGCGGAAAATATGACGGATGCTTTGCCCGCAGCAGGGGACGCGGATGCTGACGGCGACGGCGACCTGGATTTTATCCTGGACATCCCCCTTGACATCACCGTGGAGTTGGGAAGAACCTCCATGCGCATCAAGGATCTTTTGCAGTTGGGGCAGGGCGCCGTGGTGGAGTTGACCAAACTGGCGGGCGAGCCCATGGAGATTTTCGTCAACGGCAAATTGTTCGCCAGGGGCGAAGTGGTCGTGGTCAACGAGAAGTTCGGCGTAAGGCTCACGGACATCGTCAGTCCCCAGGAACGCATCAAGAGTCTGAGGTAA
- a CDS encoding FliA/WhiG family RNA polymerase sigma factor → MKNAAHVPREKSKERAKRDELITKYAYLAKLCAHRLAMRLPPSVNVDDLISAGIMGLLDALDKYDEGRGVKFRTYAEFRIRGAMLDELRAMDWVPRSVRKKVQEIEQAVNRVEKRESRPADAEEIANELGVDMDTYQNMLSKAGGIELVSLDEPLWSNDNTKDGRRTHVDLLEDNANPDRDLMDSEFKKILAQSISSLTPKEQQILSLYYQDELTLKEVGEVMGLTESRICQIHTQCMIKLRSKLKTQEARM, encoded by the coding sequence ATGAAAAACGCAGCACATGTACCGAGAGAAAAATCTAAAGAACGGGCCAAGCGTGATGAGCTGATTACGAAATACGCTTATCTGGCCAAATTATGCGCTCATCGCCTGGCTATGCGTCTGCCCCCCAGCGTGAATGTGGACGACCTCATCAGCGCGGGCATCATGGGGCTGTTGGACGCCCTCGATAAATATGACGAAGGCCGTGGCGTAAAATTCAGGACCTACGCCGAATTTCGGATTCGAGGCGCCATGCTGGATGAGTTGCGCGCCATGGATTGGGTCCCCCGTTCAGTAAGAAAAAAGGTTCAGGAAATCGAGCAGGCCGTCAACAGGGTGGAAAAAAGGGAAAGCCGGCCTGCGGACGCCGAGGAAATCGCCAATGAGCTTGGCGTGGACATGGACACCTATCAGAACATGCTGTCCAAAGCGGGCGGCATTGAATTGGTCAGCCTGGACGAACCCCTTTGGAGCAACGACAACACCAAGGACGGCCGCAGGACCCATGTGGATCTTCTGGAGGATAACGCTAACCCCGACCGGGATCTTATGGATTCGGAATTCAAGAAAATCCTGGCCCAGTCCATTTCCAGCCTGACTCCCAAGGAGCAGCAGATCTTGTCTTTGTACTATCAGGACGAGCTAACCCTCAAGGAAGTCGGCGAGGTGATGGGGCTGACCGAGTCCCGCATCTGCCAGATTCATACTCAATGCATGATCAAGCTGAGAAGCAAGCTCAAAACGCAGGAAGCAAGGATGTAA